The sequence TGAAATGAGTGCCGAAAAAATTAACACTATTTCTAAACTTATAGTTTTAATATGAGGTGTtcaaacgtttttaaataagaataagTCTGAAAACAATACGGACGTTATACCCGCatttttagataaatatatttccAATTTAAATCGACGTTTCTTTAGGTTATAATATCACGATGTTTTAGCAATTTTCACATACCTAGATCCACGATTCAAGTCCAATGGATTTACTGATTCCAATGCCATTAATAATGTAAAGTTATTGTTTAATATAACTACATGTACCAACTTCAGAAAATCCTTCgccagtaaaaaaaaataataatgtctATTCAATTTGGACCGATTTTAGACTAAATAACTTTAGTTGATCTTGCAGTCACAGTTCGCCAAACTAAAGCATTTTTGGGTCGTCGTTTAGCACCTTGTCGGACCGCAATACAGAAATTGGTGGAAAAATTCGAGCTGTTGGGACAAGTTAGTGTTGTCGCTCAAGAACAACTGGGAATATTGCTGCTGTAGCCCAAAGTGTTGAAGAAAACCCAAGTTTATCCATTCCTCGTCGTTCTTTGGAATTGGGTATTCGcattaccatttttcaacattcaagtaccaaaacactttttggtcaaataattaaacaaattatattgtttgatatcAGACTTTTATAGAATGCCCTCCGCAtccaatttcaaccaaaatttaatataatatattcatcttatcttacaaacacacagattttaaaattatagtttaatagtgttttttctattataacattcgaagaatatattgaatatgtggaataaataattcaatcttATATCATCAAATGCTTGATAAAAGCATACTGagatataaatcaaagaaattatgaCCACAGGAatgatttaatataaattttaagtttcaaGCTTTAAGGTCAATGTCGTGGCACAGGATGCGATATCCCcaaacacaattttattaaaaatagatggCCAAAAGTCACAAAAAGGGTACaaggaaaccaaaaatatttaagaatttattttagggaatgaaaaaatatatttggcgtACAAGTTCgatacaaaaatttgaaaattttagaatcttaatGGGTAAGAGGTGGTCGgtcggcatgtattgcttgtgttttgtgccatcccagcagttaagcaagtagtcaatgtatcccttaaagacagtaattgtcacaaatgtcttatcacttggctaactccaatttatatattttggtcatttggtgtgcactttgtagagcagagagaagacaattggttactttatacatcccaagtaatctagcgtgaagacaattgacacttaagtgtctctaagtaatctggagtgtagtcactttaaacgttttgtgagtaattcgtacaaactggttttatacaaattgtgttgatataattctcatacagtttatttttatttttgcttaagtatctggtatcccatgtaacatagcatgaagtcaatagtcactttagtgtctcttaatAACCTATGGAGAAGTAACTTCatactttttttgtactgcactttattttaccaccagaagcgttgactactttcgatcagctatcagatagcCACATTATATCAAAAGAGTCAATTGAACCCCTACTTACGAcatgtacgtgttaaaataactagtcaagtagctgatcaagtaaccagttacaaagctagtaaggtaactgacgctatgtaaccagtatgtgaatctaatgcgttgcctactttggaccagctattagacagtcgcattgtaatcaaaaagagacaattgaccccctgcctaggacatgcccatgttaaaatgactagtcacgtggctatcgaagtaactagctcccaccctaaaggatgggtaaaatcactagttcggtactgtctccacGAACTGCTGGGATGTATTGGGAAATTATTccacatgtaaacatatacataccgtgtgatccatatgaaactttgtgtatgtaaaatacatgtgtattacttgAGACATTTTTgacaattagagcatgttctattttcgtgtgtataacagtgttttgaaattttgaaattcaacaaaataaaaaacgcaaaacaaaaaaagaataaagaaaaatcataacaaaataagtttcattgcattaaatatatttattgtgatttaaaaatgttttaaataaatatattgttaaaaacaataaacatataaactaatagatgTTATGTCatatgcaattacatatgtacgtttgaaggTGGAAGTTATGAATCTTATGTATAACGTAAATTTTGACAttcacatggaattccatatgtatcgaatacatgtacacatgcaatacatgccgtctgacccccctattataCTTGCCTAGTGTCAAATTTAAGTGAAATGTTAGAACAAGGCGAATCTAATAAGGTGACCTCACGAGAACAGCTGACTTTTATTCATGAATTCGGCGAATTCGTTCAACTGTCCAAATTTCTTATTTGATTACAATTGTTAGCTGTCATTAacttataattttagtttttagtttgtgaaatttttgtttttgcacaataatatataaaaaactattaatttatcactaaaaaatttaagtattatagaataaatcaatttctttagcacagttttagttttaatttgtttttactgttAATAACTTCTTGCATGTATTGGCAGCCTTTGGCCGGACGCACATATTTAATACTTCATTGAAATATACAGAAACTTGGATTATATACAATACAAAGTtgtcgaaaatgaaaaacatCATTCCAATGACACGTAAAATGCATAGGTTCTTTATTTATTGGTAATAACTTTGATCTATTACAGGCGGCCTTTGGCCGGGtgtacatactacatacaaGAATTATATGGTAGTTTTTTCTACTTAAAACAACATCCAAATGTCGAAATTTTATAGCATCATGTGAATTATATGAAGTACAAGATGTTCAATGACCAATTCAATTCCAATTAAAACTAGATATTATTCTTCATTTGGTTCtgataaaactttgaaaataattataaatatttgtttacaagaAGAACTCTTCGCTGCAGCtgataagtataatttggtgctATCAGCTCTACAAATACagcaattggtcttaacaaaagtcaaataacaaaaatgaaaaattaaacaaatatgtattaaaacttaatgtagtgtaaataattttatagtgagggctttacttatttatgtagaaaataaatattttgttaatacgatTAGAATACGTAgatatttaaacacaaaaaaaagctttgacaactgttaaaaccacaaagcgaaaaaaaaaattatcagctgtttgactgactccaccttgtataaattcgccttgtcaGTGTGCGAGCAAAAGCTGTCATTCGATTTATCCATTGCAACTgaatataatacattataatacaaacatatacatatgtattctaTTTCACCACTCTTGGTGGTGAACGATATAAACATGATAAAACATTGATcgaaaaaaaacagacaattgTTAATAATAGGGAAAAACCTGAAACCAAAGGGAATTTAGAAGGTGTCcgctgtttattattttattcactTGTTGAGAtgtttgaattgtcaattcacttgtgtttgttgtggcgaaaaatacaacaaatccaaacgcaaaaacaacaacaggtcactttgacagttcaattatgtttaaacaaacttatgtaaatatatttaataaattttattgttatatcAAACATACTATATGTTAGAGAGTaactaattttattgttttgtaccTTCACCCATTCTTCTCATTTATGACGAGAGAAGATGCATATATGGTTAATTGGAGTTTTAATCAAATGACTCATAATGCTcatgtttaatataaaacaaaaatttatattgtgaatttttattttatacttcccCAAAAAGGTATGGAAAAAacgcaattttataaaatagtttaagACTATTCATTAGCATGCTGCGAAAATTGTGAATCAAGTTATTTTTCCTCAATAAAAATATCACTACTAAGAGtctacttacttacttacttacttacttacttacttacttacttacttacttacttacttacttacttacttacttacttacttacttacttacttacttacttacttacttacttacttacttacttacttacttacttacttacttacttacttacttacttacttacttacttacttacttacttacttacttacttacttacttacttacttacttacttacttacttacttacttacttacttacttacttacttacttacttacttacttacttacttacttacttacttacttacttacttacttacttacttacttacttacttacttacttacttacttacttacttacttacttacttacttacttacttacttacttacttacttacttacttacttacttacttacttacttacttacttacttacttacttacttacttacttacttacttacttacttacttacttacttacttacttacttacttacttacttacttacttacttacttacttacttacttacttacttacttacttacttacttacttacttacttacttaatGTTTGTGATTATTTatcaatagaaaattatagtACATACAAAGTGTCTCACAGATAAGGAAATAAGGGCTATAGTTAGAGAAGTGAAGGCAAATCCGGCTTCTAGTGCAGTAAAAATAGCTCAAAATATATCAGAAACTTCTGGAAAATCTGTAAGTGCTATAGCACCATTAGAAGATCCCTACACCAAAATGGCATACATGGTAGAGTTCCACGTAAAAAGCCTTATGTGTCGAagacaaactaaagctaaaaaatataaaaatcaaccattagtattttgagaaaatattctttttacGGATGAAAGTAAGTTTGAAATATTTGGTGTCAAAGAACCTCCAAAGATAAACCGTAAAATATGGTGGAGCCTCCGTAATGGTCTGGGGATGCATAGCGTCATCGGGGGTAGGTAATCTTGTGTTTATCGAatcaatgaaaaaagaagattacCTCAGCATTCTGAGACACAATGTTGGCCCTAGTGTGGAAAATATATGCTTAGCATATATCCCTAGTGTGGATATTTCAACAGGATAATGATCCAAAACACACCTCCAGAATTGTGAAGGAAAGGTTGCTGTATCGCACCCCAAAAACACTTGACCATCCCCCACAATCCCCAGACCTTAATCCAATTGAGCATCTGTGGGAATATTTGGGCAAAAAAGTGAGAGAAAGGAATATATCCTGTAAGGATGACTTAAAGGCGGCATTGCAAGATGAATGACGTAAAATACCACCtgagtttacaaaaaaatatgttgaatcGATGCCTAGGAGTTTAGATGCTGTAATTAAGTCAAAAGGACGCCAAACTAAATATTAGAAATAGTCCTTTGTGTAACATGCATACTGCTGTTTACTTTCATTTGATGCGTTAAATAagtgtaacaaaaataaaaaatgaatttatttttattttattagcaaAGTATTAtgtaaagtagttttttttaaatattattgtttattaaaatataataaacatttttttaaggcGCAATTTACATTAAGACTTTTCAGACGTCTGTTTTTTCGAATTCCCTTTTGAGAATCTTCCAAAAAATCATGAACATTTACACGgtgattttttacatgaaattatgtttgtcttgattttgatatttaattgtttcttctctttagttgtttgtttattcgtaatattttgatggtggaaaataaattggacaattttttaaattgttttttaaaagtatgtaaattcaaaatgtgtgatgaaataattgaagaaatgtttgatttaactttaaaaaaaattctcttttaatataaatgatGTTTTCACTTTAACaaacgaaaaattataaaacataataagaAGAATACGAATGAGTTTAAAGAGGAATATCAAAAAGAAACATGAAAAACCGAAATCATGTTTGATTTCTTACCCCCCATTCTTCTCTACCCCGCGCACCACCAATCATCgacaaacatgaaaaaaatcatcatgTAAATTGCGTGTAACAGGAAAAGTAGAAGATCGGTTGGTTATAAATTATAGATGAAGTTCAGAGCctagaatttatttttactaggatcgcctggtggccgaaattctaccatttttttaacacttttatggaaagaattttgaaatatttgtttatattgtgcacatctggagaaaaaaaccttttaaaccatatacatatgtttcatcaatattggtggacaataacatatttaaaagtgtaccacaaaaaaacgtgtggcctatttatatataagattattaattttaatattagctTTTGCTAATGATAAAATTAATGAATCGTTTCCAAGAAAtgattataaagaatttttggaACTAATACATAATTATGTATATTCCTTGGTGGCAGTCCTCCTCGAAgaataaaattcacaaaacCCGGTGCATTTCACTATGCTAGATGTATGGCCATGGCTATatactatttgaaaatattaatttttcgcAATCAGTTTCCTGAAATTACCGATTTGGAAATCAATGGTTTAACAGAAGTAGGCTGGTTTTATTGTAagctgttattaatttatttttttggtttgattCCAATAAAGCCGATGATAAATCAGCTTTAAATGATATGTTTTAGAGaaaattagaaaactacaaaacAATTAACCAGAATATTGCCGACAAAGccatttcaaaaatactaaattttgattttgtttatttgaggATAGAATTTATCTATTCGAAAGGCAAATTAGTGGCGAAGATGTCTATAGCTTATAATAAAAGAGGAAACTAATAATTTTgatctattttcaaaaaatattaaagaattttagcgataatatatgtatgtagtttgtgGGTCactttgacccaaaggagatataaAGGTTGATCTCCAAAAGATTTAGTATTTTACTGtacttgtcattaaaataaataaatctaaatatttctgtaaaataatgcagaaagttaacgagtttcacaaatgtattttacataaataataaaatttgcataTATTTGAATATTGACCGCGATGCGCGTACCGTAATCTTCCTccgatttggctaaaattttcagcacttaactttaaGACAATGTTACACCCGACacactttgaaatctaaaaaaaatcggctgtcacccaaatataaatatgtcattccgtttgtaatttccacataatgtttatggatcgttatagatagtggagtcggtatagacatgtccgtctgtccacaTACAGATGAAATCGACTTTCCGAAAGTACcgaataatttacatacatatgtatgtacatgattgatacgaaaatcggttcacaaatgtctgagatatgttttcaccaaatattgttgttaatatttttcataaagtatgtatatttgttttattgttgtatttattattgtttaatattatttacatattaaataataaaacattcctAGCACACGAACTAGCGCTGCGCTATTTTGCTGGTCAAACTACAAAACCAAGAGAAATCTACacggtatttaaataaaacaaaatgtttgttagCAAACAAACTCAGTTAACAGCGTGATGTCGAACAATAATGACGATAGAAGTGTTACCTCGGAACTCTGTTTTAAATGGAACATAAATTACGGTACGAAGAGCATAGAATCCGATCTGTATTCATctgctattaaaaatttaacatggcGAATGAGGTTGTATCCAAGAGTGTGTAATGATGGTAAAGAAGATCAAGTTCAAATAGATTTGTGTTTAGAGTCGTgtgaaaattcatttaaaggCCTTATAAAATACATCATATTAGATCGTAATGGCAAAGAGTCACATGTTAAAGATTCTAATAAAGAACAGTTCCAACAACATGGTGTATATTCAACATATTTAATTCCAAGTGATAAACTGACGGATCCAGCTAATAAGTTATTGCTCAACAATAGATTGACAATATCGTGTAGACTTATCATTATGAGTGATGTGGATGTTACTAATGACTTATTAAGTACAAACAATAATTGTAATTTGATTGAGGAATTGGGAAATAtgcttgaaaataaaatattcagcGATGTAACACTAAAATCCAAGGATAACCATGAATTTAGAGCCCATAAATGTATATTGGCTGCTCGTAGTGATGTCTTTGCTATATTATTTGAAAcatgtaaaaacaataaatcttataaactagatgCAGATAAAGCGGTTTGTGAGGAAATGTTACAGTTTATTTACACTGGCAATGTTTCACATTTAGATGAGTTGTTGAAGCCGCTCCTAGAGGTagctaataaatataatttgaagAAACTAAAATCCTTGTGTGAAAACAAACTTCAATATCTCAATGAATAATAATAGATCAGAAAAGCTTTAGCAGacaaatataatttgtataattaaattttcaaccaaTCAGTTTAATTTGAAAGTAATTGTTACGTACatatgtgttttaaataaaatttaatttgagcattttaaatatttatttatttgtttaatttaagtaCTTTAAAAGTAAGTATTTATTACTAGCCGGAAGATCTagaccatagggtaacatagagactagacataattgtcaaaaatctaaaacttgcaacaacaacaactacaaaatatatactagtcaatgtattttgttgttgtaacagtcatatgaattgttgtatttttaattgacaaatcgatgtgtctcgtctctatgtataattctctatgatcTAGcctctttttattttaaaattttctcttaCATTATtggaattttacaaatttttatcaaatgataaagaaaaatttaaacttaagcTTGAAAAGTTATTGGAAACAATCAGCATTTTAATTCATGAgacttttcaaattaattttcttaatatttcattaacTGAGAGTTcgatattaaacattttcaacaaatttgtaaaaattaaaaagattcgTCTGGAGTGAGAGTTAGTGCCAGTACGGTTCGCCGAGCGCTACACGCAAATGGtctatatggtggagttccATGAGAAAGGCCcacatttccaaacgaaataaTGAGCGATGTCGAGAATTTgctaaaaagtataaaaaacaagaaaaatcgttttggaataatgtgctatttacggacgaaagcatgagaaaactcatatttattgatattttaatgaacaaaaccgattacctaaacattctaaaataaaacttgGAGCCCAGCGCcagaaaattaaatctagacaGAACCTGGAACTTACAACAAGAGATCGATACaacactcaaaaaaaaaaacgaactaGAAGTTAGGAAATTTTACTCAATTTGAGGACATTATGATTGTCGTATGGCGccaaagacattttttattacaatttaataaaaaaaattacttaattttggGAAAGAAAAGTTACTCAATATTATTCCAAAATTACTACTTTTCTAAAACTTATCTTCACACTAGTTCATGTATTATCTTAAGCCTTACTTTAAATAAGTTAATATTTACTCGAATATAGTTCAGATAAATTTGAGAAATCTATAAAAGTTACGaaatttttcctaaatttaagttaaaaagataaatattttttatttaaaattatgacaaacaatatgtaacaattttgaataaaaattgacttcgatttaataaatattttacaaaaaacgaATAAGAAAGTTatgtttttaagttaatttattccccaaaataaattaaaatgtatgtacTAAACGGCAAATGTTAGTTAGCCTCAAAACAAGGAAAAAAAATCCTACATATTAGTTTATGTAATAACTGAAATTTAGTAAACGCATCCACCCAATTTAGTAATAATATATTCAcccaaatttaagaaaaaaagtactaaaaataagtaaattattcccaaaatataggaaaaaatGTAATTGTGATTAAGTACTATAAGTATTCTATAAAGCTAGAAAAAATAGGATACTTATTGGTACATTGATTCCTTCTTTTAAGGAATAATTGCACCAAGTAGTAATCTATTTCATTTAGCTTTATAGAATACATACATGTACTTAAATACAGttacatttttacaattttatagtaatatatttacttaattttattactttttttctagattttatttattgttttatctaGAAATAAAAGTACAAATTAGATTGTTTTaaacagtttatttattatttaaatatagtatataaatgaatataataacttatttattaatacaatcttatattttataatgaaaaaataacacaaatattgatttaaattttagttttgtttaaatttagattaatattcaatttaattctatttttaaagatatacatatgtatatttttgaattacaaTGCAATTTAcgagttttaaatatatttttttattttttaaaattttaaattaccaaGTATTTTTAGGtcttaaatagtatttattgtttaattcatGAATATGAATGGGAGGTGATTTTAAAGATGTTGCTTGTAGTATTTTGTACTCTAATAACTCAGAACTTACAGAATATGATGAAAATtctttcatctatatatataaaagagtaacgttactgactgactgactgactgattcatcatcgcacagcccaaacgactgaagctagaatcatgaaattttaactgtgggttcctccctccccaaaacgatccgataagaagggatttttggaaattcgaacgtttagggggtaaaaaagggtaaaaacgggtaaattcggtaaccttatatcttaaaaactaataaagatacaaaaaaacttaaaattgcatgttactccatttaaaaaaataagctgacaggtgtttcgtactttttcgaaattcgaaacttttaggggagaaaacgggtaaaaactgtatttttgtacttttttggcaccctatgtatcttttaaaccaataaacatagaatcaaattttaaatcgtattctttacttatcaaaaaataaaaaatataagtttggtactttttggaaattcgaacccttaagggataaaaattgtgtttatttttggtactttttcataaaatatgtttttctataatttgacatagacatacgaatattttattatgagctcccaccacgttacagaaatttatttgaataaaattgtaccacctcaatggggataaaaaaggtaccaaaaaggggataaaatcgggaaaatacattatatttgaaattattaagccaattttgataatttttttaacgttggttcctggattcatacaaaaattaactaacagggtgttatttggaactcgagtaccaaggtgtatattgggccaaatccgggtaagcagtttggtactttttttaaaacatatttattcttgggcacattaacacagattttaatattttgagacatgcctatagcataaacaattttggcaaaatggaatatttttaaatttcaaacttgaggggtgttcaaggaagaaaagggaaattggtacttttctcctaatggtacttttttaacattttaaattatttcagttaacgacattaaagttagctgatatgtatctgagtgaagttagtgt comes from Calliphora vicina chromosome 2, idCalVici1.1, whole genome shotgun sequence and encodes:
- the LOC135950800 gene encoding speckle-type POZ protein-like codes for the protein MSNNNDDRSVTSELCFKWNINYGTKSIESDLYSSAIKNLTWRMRLYPRVCNDGKEDQVQIDLCLESCENSFKGLIKYIILDRNGKESHVKDSNKEQFQQHGVYSTYLIPSDKLTDPANKLLLNNRLTISCRLIIMSDVDVTNDLLSTNNNCNLIEELGNMLENKIFSDVTLKSKDNHEFRAHKCILAARSDVFAILFETCKNNKSYKLDADKAVCEEMLQFIYTGNVSHLDELLKPLLEVANKYNLKKLKSLCENKLQYLNE